One genomic region from Zalophus californianus isolate mZalCal1 chromosome 14, mZalCal1.pri.v2, whole genome shotgun sequence encodes:
- the LOC113912852 gene encoding uncharacterized protein LOC113912852 isoform X2 — MPQPCSAGWKVPVSALRLIPHGRSKLKVLDFTHDFEHSNWEECSETTPAPFVITHMLEELEADPLAPSSREQPPHRQEPVEIHTDLFLSGLFGCFHLSGFLYILQRVEKSHGCLCLRCQTLVINQVPFRCHVEILGMLELEAIREVRLYHRSSFCFWSDLTQLFTHVGQMSSLGHLVMNDIPWDFPADCFSLLSLLGHLQKLHLIFGYLSGQLQKMLSGL; from the exons ATGCCCCAG CCCTGCTCTGCTGGCTGGAAAGTCCCAGTCTCTGCTCTCCGCCTCATTCCCCACGGGAGATCGAAGCTGAAGGTGCTGGATTTTACCCATGACTTTGAGCACTCCAACTGGGAGGAGTGCTCTGAGACTACTCCTGCCCCCTTTGTCATCACGCATATGCTGGAAGAGCTGGAGGCAGACCCGCTGGCGCCCAGTTCCAGAGAACAGCCTCCACATCGCCAAGAACCCGTGGAAATCCACACAGACCTTTTCCTCAGTGGTTTGTTTGGCTGCTTCCACTTGTCGGGGTTCTTGTACATACTGCAGAGAGTCGAGAAGAGCCATGGCTGTCTGTGCCTCCGCTGTCAGACCCTGGTCATCAACCAGGTGCCGTTCCGCTGCCACGTAGAGATCCTGGGAATGCTGGAGCTGGAGGCCATCCGAGAGGTGAGGCTTTATCACAGGAGTAGTTTCTGCTTCTGGTCGGACCTCACCCAGCTCTTCACCCACGTAGGGCAGATGAGCAGTCTGGGCCACCTCGTCATGAACGACATCCCCTGGGATTTCCCTGCAGACTGTTTCTCTTTGCTAAGTCTGCTGGGCCACCTTCAGAAGCTCCATCTCATCTTCGGCTATCTCTCGGGCCAGCTACAGAAGATGCTGAG TGGCCTGTGA
- the LOC113912852 gene encoding uncharacterized protein LOC113912852 isoform X1 yields the protein MPQPCSAGWKVPVSALRLIPHGRSKLKVLDFTHDFEHSNWEECSETTPAPFVITHMLEELEADPLAPSSREQPPHRQEPVEIHTDLFLSGLFGCFHLSGFLYILQRVEKSHGCLCLRCQTLVINQVPFRCHVEILGMLELEAIREVRLYHRSSFCFWSDLTQLFTHVGQMSSLGHLVMNDIPWDFPADCFSLLSLLGHLQKLHLIFGYLSGQLQKMLRRWLPPFASRLSGL from the exons ATGCCCCAG CCCTGCTCTGCTGGCTGGAAAGTCCCAGTCTCTGCTCTCCGCCTCATTCCCCACGGGAGATCGAAGCTGAAGGTGCTGGATTTTACCCATGACTTTGAGCACTCCAACTGGGAGGAGTGCTCTGAGACTACTCCTGCCCCCTTTGTCATCACGCATATGCTGGAAGAGCTGGAGGCAGACCCGCTGGCGCCCAGTTCCAGAGAACAGCCTCCACATCGCCAAGAACCCGTGGAAATCCACACAGACCTTTTCCTCAGTGGTTTGTTTGGCTGCTTCCACTTGTCGGGGTTCTTGTACATACTGCAGAGAGTCGAGAAGAGCCATGGCTGTCTGTGCCTCCGCTGTCAGACCCTGGTCATCAACCAGGTGCCGTTCCGCTGCCACGTAGAGATCCTGGGAATGCTGGAGCTGGAGGCCATCCGAGAGGTGAGGCTTTATCACAGGAGTAGTTTCTGCTTCTGGTCGGACCTCACCCAGCTCTTCACCCACGTAGGGCAGATGAGCAGTCTGGGCCACCTCGTCATGAACGACATCCCCTGGGATTTCCCTGCAGACTGTTTCTCTTTGCTAAGTCTGCTGGGCCACCTTCAGAAGCTCCATCTCATCTTCGGCTATCTCTCGGGCCAGCTACAGAAGATGCTGAG AAGATGGCTCCCACCATTTGCATCCAGACTGAG TGGCCTGTGA